The Acidobacteriaceae bacterium nucleotide sequence GGGCGTCGCTCTCCAAGGAAGACGTGCCGGTCAGAGACACGCGGCCGAGCATATCGAAGGTAGTTGAGGATCGCTTCTCCAACCTCGTACTGGATCGGATATTGCTGAATCCCACCACGCTTGGCGCGCCGAACAGTGAAGACTTCACTCTGCCAATCAAAGTCTTCCAAACGCAGTTGAATGACCTCGCTACTGCGAAGGCCATACACCGCAAACAACAACAGAAGCGCCCTAGCGCGGATTTGCTCGGGTTCGCTCCCTTCGGCCAGCTTCAACATCTGGCCAACCTGTGCCGAAGTTGGTCCGGTAGGACGCGGCTCGTCTTTTGGAACGCGGGGGATTCGGATGGCCGACGCGAGATTCGGTGCACACCAGCCGCACATTTCGGCGAAACGGAAGAAGCTTCGCAACGCCTGGCATTGGTTGGCAACGCCGCGGGGTCTCCATCCTTCCGTGCGCTTCTCGCTAATGAACTTGTCAACGCCAGCGACCGAGACCGTTTCAAGATCTCCATCCTGGGCTGCCAACCACGTTAAGAAGGCCTGGGCACGGTTGGAATAGCCGCGAACCGTCGCTGCGGAAAGGCGATAAGTAGATTGCAGCGCGTTTGCGAATACTTGCGTCTCTTCGTGGAAAGGAAGGCTTGGGCGAACCTCCAACTTGCCGTGGAACCGAAGCCATGCGTGAGCATACTTGATAAAAGATTTCGGAGACCCCGAGTTGCAATGACCGGGATCTCGGTACTCCCCCCGATATTCCGCCCAGAATTCCGCACCTCTCTTAATCTCCTCTTCGTAAACCACACGTAGTTCATGAAGACCGAGGATTCGGATCGTGTGGAGCATATATGCCGCTGCAGTGGTTAACGCATTATGGCTATAACCCTCTTCGAGCATGTGCCTCAGATATCGTTCCCGCTCCTGACGCAACGGTGCTCGGCGATGTTTTTCAATGACTTCTGACCTCTGATAGATCTGCTCAAACATCTGTCCTCCACGTTTGCTGATTTCAAGCTGTCGCCCTCGAAGAATTGAGGCGTAAAGCGAAATCTGGAGCCATGAGGATAATAGAGCTATTGACCGGCTGCGAGTTCGATCCGGACGCGCAGGTCCAGGTGCAGCTCGTCGGTATGTGTAATCTCACCGAGAGGACTGCCGGTAAGCCCCACTCGAACGGGCACCAAGCACGGAATAAGGATCAGAAGTTGCTTCCGCGATTTGTCGGCGTTAATAGAGTAACCCTAGAGTGACAGGGTCCGCAGAAGTTCGAAATCGAGTAGCGCGTCGGTCACTGGATGACCACCACCGAGTTCCACAAGAATCGTCTTTCGGTCGATCCGAGCGTTATCAGCATCGACGCCGCTGCCATCGACAAGAGCCTCCCAGTGAGATCTCTCCTGCCACTCCAGTCGTGTGGACCATCTTCTATGTCGGCCTATGCGCTATTCGGTAAGCGCGAGCTCGACATTCTTGTCTGGGAAAACTGCGCGAATTTCGATGTGTCCTCCGAGCGCGCTGACGTAATTCCGCAGCGTTCCCAGTTTGACTTCGGCGCGTTTTTCCAAGCGGGAAACTTCGCTTTGCTCGATCTTCATGGCGTGAGCGAGCTTTCCCTGAGTCATCTTGCGGTCTTTGCGCAGCTGATCGAGCGTCATGCGTTCCAGAATCGCATTGGCGCGCTTCCTCGCGCGCGCGCGGCTGGCCTTGGTCATCAGCTCATCGGCGATGCTGTCGTAGGAGAGGGTTTTGTTTGCCATGATGTCCTTTCTGGCTTGAGGAATGCACGTTCAGATTCAAGACTCTTTCTTCAGTGCCCGGAGGTGTTCGCGGTACAGTTCATCCGCCCTGCGGATCAACTTCTCGTAAAACCCGCGACGCCCATGTTTGTCACCGCCGATGAGCAGGATGGCGGCGCGCCTGGGATCGAAGGCAAAGAAGGCGCGAAGCGCCAAATGTTTATCGTGCGCGGTCCGCAGCTCCTTCATATTGGGGAATGCCGAGCCCTTGACGGTATCAACGTAGGGCCGATTGAGTACCGGTCCTTTCTCCTTGAGAAGGTTCACAGCTACGTCGAATGACTCCCGCTCTAGGGGAGAAAGGGTCTGCATCCATTCCCGAAACTCAGAAGTCGCTCGAATCTCATAAGACACTCATATATTATGAGGTACACCTCATATGCGGTCAAGATCATATTCACCATTGCGCCGGCAAGCAGGGACCAAGCGGTCTCAGGATCAGCTTCGAGCTGATATTGCCATCTTTCCCGCAGAGCTGCGAGCGCTTCTGCTGGATCCGTCCAGCTCGATCTGATGATTCATGGCACTTCCGGGGTCTACGCCGATCGCGCCGGAGTAATTGAACATTATCGAACTCTCCATGCCGTACACCAACGACCGTCTTCAGGCTGCGATTGAGCGCGTCGCCCGCATCCTCGGCCAGGACCTTACCAGCCAGAATCCTCACCTGAATACCTGTGGCTCACTCGTCGCAGAGCGCTGATCCAAAAGAGCTGGACCGCCTTGTGAGCCTGGAAGAACAACAGGCCGAAATATTGGCGCTATGAGTCATCCATTTCCGTTTCGCAAGGTCTACGGTGCGGCAATCATCCTAGCCGTCATTACGCTTTACGGACTGCTTTCAGCACCCTTTGGAGACGGCGTGTGGGATGAGCTTTCGTGAATAGCCTTGGCCATTCCGCTCTCTCATAGTATGGAAGGTCGGCCGCGGGGCTTCTAGCTTGGCCAGCAAGGACGCTCCATCTCATGGCGCCCTCGTGATTACAAGCGGCGCGCTCGCGCAACGGACGGGAGACGAGAGAATAACCCCATCTAGCTCTTGATTAAAAAGAGGCTTACTTCGAAATGTCCGTATCGGAATTGGTTTGTCGCCGATATCTCAGGCAGCATCCTTGAATGAGGGGCCTCCGGAATGGAACGACAGCAATTCGGATGGTTGCGGGGACTTAATTTGAATCTGCGTAGTGGCTCGGAACCAATGACCTGAACCAACTTTGGCATCAATTCTAAGGACTTCTAACATCATGATTCTAAAGCCGGATTGCGCGGGAACAATTGACCTCGTTTTGGGAACATTATGGGAACAAGAACCTGTTCCAGGGGCGTTTTCAGAGCTTATGGAGCGACCAGAGCCTTGAAAATACAATAAGTTAGCAAAACGGTCGGTTATGGCATGGAAGAGGTCATCGGTTCGATCCCGATCAGGTCCACCAAACGCTTTCCTCCTTTAGGGACATTCCTATCCGCGACTCGGTCGCAAATCTTACAACATACTTCTGACGTAGCTTCCAAAGCTTTGTTCTTTGGACTATAGATACAGCTGTTCTTTAAATACTGTTCTTTGCTGGGATTTTTCCCGTGAAGAGATGTGCTGGATCTTGTGTGCGAGAGAAAGCCGTTAGCGCGACGGTAGAGTGTCCTGTGCGCTGCTGAGGTCTTTTACTTCGATCCCGCTCTTGCCTAGTTGCTGAGACTGCTGCAGCAGATACGCGAGACGAAAAGCTGCCTCGTAATAAGGGAGGCCTCCGGGGTGCACGTTGGAGATGCAGTTCCGGTCCGAGTCGGTGAGCCCTGGGCGGGGGCCGTAGGTCATGTAGATGCCAAGGCTGTCGGGAGAACTTAGTCCCGGCCGTTCGCCGATGAGCACGATCACGGCGGTGGAGTGTCGCAGTGCGCCGATCTGGTCTCCCAGAGCCACGCGCGCTTGTGTCGCGATGACGATCGCATCCCACTCCCACCCAGCGATGCTGCGTCGTATTTCGGTGAGCAGAGGAACGGCGTGGCGAGCGACGGCAACAGAAGATAGACCATCGGCGATCACTATGGTCAGCGTATTCGCGCGAGCTTCAGCAGGTGTGAGGCGAGCGGCGCATTCGGGGGCAAGCTGTCGGCCCAGGTCAGGCCGCTGCAGATACTGGGCGCGCGTGATGGCGCGGCTTTGAGCTCTTATAGCAGCGAAGCCCGAGGCCATGAGGCTCTGCTCCAGCAGGTCAACATCGAGGGCAACGTGCACGGCATCACGAGCACACGCGTGAGCCATGTCAAAGTTCAGCACTTCCTGCGTGGACAGGCTTGCCCCTGTGTGAGGCAGCGCGATGCGCGCCTTCGTATAGCGGCGCAGAGAGTTCCATGCAGACCCCGGCGTGTGGATGCGTGAGGGGGAATCACTCATGCTGTTTCCCCGCTTGCAAGCCGCGGTGCGTCAAAAGCGTCGGCCAGCGTGTGGCCATCCTTTGGAGTCAGAAGTCGACCCTGCGTGTCTGTAACTCCCATATGTTCGAGCCATGCTTCGAACTCAGGAGCACGACGCAGGCCAAGCACCTCTTGTAGATAGAGCGCGTCATGGAACGAAGTGCTTTGGTAGTTGAGCATGATGTCATCGGCGCCGGGAACTCCGATGATGAAGTTCACACCCGCTACGCCAAGCAGCGTGAGCAGTGTGTCCATATCGTTCTGGTCGGCTTCTGCGTGGTTGGTGTAGCAGATGTCGCATCCCATGGGCAGGCCAAGAAGCTTGCCGCAAAAGTGGTCTTCGAGACCTGCGCGTGTGATCTGCTTGCCGTCGTAGAGATACTCCGGGCCGATGAAGCCGACGACCGTGTTCACCAGCAGAGGCTGAAAACGGCGAGCGACGGAGTAGGCTCGCGCTTCGCAGGTTTGCAGGTCGATGCCGTGATGAGCGTCTGCAGAAAGCGCGCTGCCCTGGCCGGTTTCAAAGTACATGACGTTCTGCCCGACCGTGCCGCGATGCAGAGCGAGTGCTGCCTGTTGTGCTTCTTCAAGCACAGCGAGATTAATGCCAAAAGAGGCGTTAGCCTTCTGTGTGCCTGCAATGGACTGAAAGACGAGATCTACGGGTGCACCTGCTTCTATCGCCTGAATGGTATTGGTGACATGCGTGAGCACGCATGTCTGTACGGGCGCGTCGAAGTGGATGCGAAAGCGGTCGAGTTCGCGCAGAATGCGTATGGCTTCGGGAACGCTGTCGCTGGCCGGGTTGATGCCGATCACGGCATCGCCTGCGCCGAGCATCAGGCCATCGAGCGTAGAGGCGAAGATGCCGCGCAGGTCGTCGGTGGGGTGGTTGGGTTGAAGGCGCACGGACAGACGACCTGGCAGGCCGATCGTGTTGCGGAAACGAGTGACCACGCGCATGTTTCGCGTGGCAAGGATCAGGTCCTGATTCCTCATCAGCCGCGAAACAGCAGCGGCCATCTCCGGCGTAATACCCGGAGCAACGGCGGTGAACTCTTCCGTCGTTCGCGTGAGATCGAGAAGCCACTCGCGGAAGCCGCCGACGGTGAGATGGCGCAGCGGGGCAAAGGCCGCCTCGTCGTGCGTGTCTATGATCAGGCGCGAGACTTCGTCCTCTTCGTAAGGGACAAGGCACTCATTAAGGAAGCTTCTTAGTGGCACGTCCGCAAGCGCCATGCGGGCTGCCATCCGCTCTTTGTCCGACTCTGCGGCGACACCGGCGAGAGCATCGCCGGAGCGATAGGGGCTTGAGCGCGCCAGCAGCGTCTTAAGGTCGGCGAAGCGATATGTCTGGCCATCGACTGTATGCGAGTAAGACATCGTTCTTAGCGGGAGGAGTTCTTACAGAGCCTCTCCGGGAACCTCCTGCGTGTTTTTTGCTGCAAGGCTGCGCTGAATTCGAAACAGAACATATCCCACCGCAAGCATGGCGAGGAAGAGAAGCGATACCAGACGGTTGTAGTAGACCAGACTGCACAAGGCAACCATCGCGCAGATCAGGGTCCACACTGGCATGAACGGATAACCGATGGCCCGGAACGGGCGAGGCAGATCGGGTTCGCGTTTCCGCAGGCGGATCAGCGCGAGCATACTCGACATATACATCACCAGCGCGCCAAGGGCAGAGACGGTGACGATATTGGCCGTCAGCGGCTGGCCGCCGAAGTGGATGAAGCTGTCGCTGTAGATTGCCGCGATGCCCACTGCGCCTCCGGCAAGAATGGCGATCCAGGGTGTTCCGAATCGCGGATGAATCGCGCCGAGAATGCGCGGTAGGTACCCTGCGCGAGCGAGTGCGTACATCTGTCGTGAGTAGCCGAGGATGATGCCGTGGAAGGACGCGACCAGGCCGAAGAGTCCCAGCCATACCAGCATGTGCAGCCATCCGCTGCGCGCTCCTACGATCATCTTCATGGCTTGCGGCAGTGGATCGTTAATGTTGGCAAGCAAGCTCCAGTCGCCTGCTGATCCAGCAAAGAACATGACGCCAAGAGCCAGCAGGAGGAGCGTGCCAATGCCTGCGAGATACGCAATGGGGATAGAGCGGCGAGGCTCGCGGACCTCCTCTGCCGCCATCGCCACGCCTTCTATGGCGAGGAAGAACCAGATGGCAAAAGGCATTGCCGCAAACATACCGCCAACAAGGTGAGGCGTGAAGTGATTGCTGCCTGCCCAGCCGTTATGAACGAAGTTGCTGAGATGTGCGCCGGGAGCTACGACGGCCATGAATACGAGTAACTCCACAATGGCCAGAATGGTGACCATCAACTCGAAGTTCGCGGCAATTTGTACACCGACGATGTTGAGCGCCATGAACACAAAGTAAGCGATGACTGCGGCTGTTCGCTGGGGCAGGGAAGGGAACTGCACGTTGAGATACGCTCCAATCGCCAGCGCGATGGCTGGTGGAGCGAAGACGAACTCAATGAGCGTGGCCGCGCCGGTCAGGTAAGCGCCTGTTGGGCCAAAGGCGCGCAAAGCATACGCGAATGGGCCGCCAGCGTTTGGAATCGCCGTAGTGAGTTCTGTAAACGAAAAGATGAACGCCGTGTACATGGCCGCAACGAAGAGAGTGGTAACCAGAAAGCCCAGAGTTCCGGCCGCAGCCCAGCCGTAACTCCAACCGAAGTACTCACCTGAAATGACGAGTCCGACAGCGATGGCCCAGAGTTGCGTTGTGCCGAGTGTCGCTTTGAGGTGGCTTTCGCTTTCCAATGCGGTTCTCCTTGTGTGATGCTGCGATCACAGTGAGCGTGCAGCATGATGTATTCAGTTTTCGTGCAGGACGGATACGAGGAGAATATCTATTCTGTGGAGCTGCGGGTAGCGATAATCGGCAACACAATGTAGCGACACCTGTTTCCTGCAACATAGCTCAAGCTGCAGCCGCAGCGGTTTTTGTCATAGCTGTTCGGATAGCCGTATTTCGCGGCATGTTGCCGAACCTCGATAACGGCTACTTCAAGACACCGATACACTATGTCCAGAAACTCATGTCACCAGGTGCTGAGGCGTTATTTTCGCTTGCAGCATGTTGAGGTTTTGCAATGACGATGAAGAACTCCCGCCGGGATTTTCTCCGCTTGTCCGGTGGTGCCCTGGCTACTTCCACCTTCCTTCCGGCCAGCATTCAGCGGGCTCTAGCGATCGCTCCCGACGCGCGCACCGGCAGCATTCAGGACGTGCAGCACGTCGTCATCCTCATGCAGGAAAACCGGTCGTTCGACCATTACTATGGAACGCTTCGCGGTGTGCGCGGCTTTCAGGACCCTCGTCCATTTCATCTGCCCGATGGCCAGCCAAACTGGTTCCAGCCCGTGGCTCGTGTGAAGACTCCGCACTACAAAGACCGCGGGCTGAAAGCTGACGCCACGCACGTGTTGCCCTGGTACATCAATCCTCAGCGAACCACCGAGCACCAGGCAGGTACGGACCACGGATGGGCCAGCGGGCATGGCTCGTGGAACCAGGGGCGCTGGAACGATTGGGTCACGCAGAAGCAGGACGTGCTCACCATGGGGCATCTCAAGCGCGAGGATTTGAGCTTCCACTTTGCGCTCGCAGACGCCTTCACTATCTGCGACTCCTACTTCTCGTCGCTGCACGGAGACACATGCCCGAACCGCATCTTTCTGTGGAGCGGCACCTGCGATCCCAGTAACACGATGGGCAAACGCAGCAATGGCCCGGGGCTTTGGGAGCGTGCCCACACCAATGGCTATACCTGGACGACCTATCCCGAGCGGCTGGAAGCGGCCGGCGTAAGCTGGCGAGTCTATCAGGGAGGAACCGGCGAACCTGGTGCTCCAACCGATAACTACACGGATAACTCGCTGGAGTTCTTTTCGGCGTATCAGGTGAAGGAAGGCGCCGATCCTCAAAGCCCTCTCGTGCAGAAGGGCGCGACGAATCGCACTCTTCGTCAGTTGCGCAAAGATGTTCTCGCAGGCGATCTGCCGCAGGTGAGCTGGGTCGTGGCTCCTTATAAAAATTGTGAACATCCGGAGGCCTCCCCCACGGATGGCGCGTATTACATCAACCAGGTGATTGAGGCACTTACTGCAGATCCTGAAGTCTGGAGCCGCACGGTGCTCTTCCTGAACTACGACGAGAACGATGGGCTCTTCGACCACGTTGTTCCACCGATGCCTCCACTTAGCAGCAAGCGCGGGCACCAGGGCATGATGTCTACCGAACTGCACGAAAGCCTGAAGCATGAGCTGCTGGACCTTGACCGCTTTCCTGCGGAAGAGCATCCGCTGATTCCCATGGACAGCGTTGGTCCGACGAGAAAGGGGCTGCAGCCGGTGGGGTTGGGAGCACGCGTGCCCATGACAATCATCTCGCCGTGGACGCGGGGCGGCTGGGTTTGTTCGGAGGTCTTTGACCATACATCCGTGCTGCGTTTTCTTGAAGCGCGTTTCAACGTGAAGGAGAGCAACATCAGCGCATGGCGCCGCTCTATCTGCGGCGATCTCACCTCTGCGTTCGACTTTTCTCGGCGACCGGAACCTGTGGCCGCGCACTTTGCGGTGCCTCGGCCTGCGAAGACGCTGCGTCAGCCTTACAGTGTGCCTGCCGTGCAGGAGATGCCGCAGCAAGAGCCTGGGACGCGTCCTTCTCGCGCGTTGCCGTATCAGTTGCTCGTCAACGGACGCGGCGAGGCCGGGCACTTTCAAGTGAGCTTCGAAAATCAAGGCAAAGTGGGAGCGGCGTTTGCCGTGCAGGACAGCACGAAACCCGACGCTGAGCCGAGGCGTTACACCGTGGTCGCTGGTGACACGCTTACAGATACGTGGACCGCAAAGGGTGGTCGCTATGACCTGACTGTTCACGGCCCACACGGATATCTGCGTCAGTTTGCGGGGCAACTTGGTGATGAGACTGAAGCGGAAGTACGTTATCTGAGCGCAGCGCAGACCCTCGTGCTCTTGCTGCGGAACTCAGGGCCACAAGTGGCTACAGTAAGTGTTGCCGAGAGTTACAGCGGGCAGCAGGCGAGTTATCGTCTGGCGGCTGGCGAAAGTAAGAAGGTCGAATGGCCGATGGCAGAGAGTCACGGCTGGTATGACCTCGTTGTTCGTGCGGATCACTCTGGCGATGTGGCCACGCTGTACTTGCGCCGCTTTGCAGGTCACATCGAGAGTGGTCGTGATAGCCTCAGCGATCCGGCTATCTACAAAGCAGCAGAGAAAGCAGCAGAGAAGGTCACCGCATAAAGTCGTCAGGACTCGCGGTGACCCTTTCTGCTATTTCTGCTCAGCTTCGATGAGCGCTTTTGCCCAGCCGCTTTGCGGATCAAAGATTCCGCCATCCTTGCGGCCGTGCGCTGTGCCTGTCCACACAATGCAGCCATCGGCACCCAGTCGCTTCAGTGTTTGCATGCGAAAGGCCATCTGCTCGTAGGTGAGGAACGTGGTGGTTCCTTTGCGCGACACTTCAGGCGTAACGTACGGCAGAACAGGTTTATTGGGGTCATAGGCGCGGGCCGCATGGATGGCGAACGCAGCCGCACGTTCCCAGTCTTTGTCCTCCAGGGCATGGTCCCAGTTATAGAGCGACGGGCTGAAGTAGTCGACGAGCGCGGCTACCTGGCGGTAGTCGTCGTTCAGGTGGTCGTACTTTGTGGCAAGATCGGGAGTCCAGCCATACGTTACTTGCGGTACGGTAGCGTAAAGCCCAACCTTCGCTTTCGGGTTGACCTTGTGAAACTCCTTCAGCACCTGCACGTAGAGCGCGGGCGTGCGAGGTGTATCGAATCGCTTCCAGCTCTCCATGTCCAGCGATACAAGCTCGCCGGGCTTCGTTTTCGTCGATTCCGCAACACTGTCGATCTTCGATACGTTGATGGCTGCATCGTTCGGATGACTCTTCTCTACATCCAGCAGACGGCCCTCGTAGACGAGGTTGATGGGCTGTATGCCGTATTTTGCGGCTGCAAACGGATCGATGTGGGCAGAGGCCGCAGGCGTGTCGCCAGCCATCGGATACACGATGAAACCGTAGACAGTGAACGGATGTTTCGACTGCGCTTCTGCTCTTGGTGCAGAGCTTTGCAGAAAGCCAAGAGTCAAAACCGAGGCGGTGATCAGTATCCGTTTCGTGAAGTTCATCGTGCAGTGTTC carries:
- a CDS encoding phospholipase C, phosphocholine-specific, translating into MKNSRRDFLRLSGGALATSTFLPASIQRALAIAPDARTGSIQDVQHVVILMQENRSFDHYYGTLRGVRGFQDPRPFHLPDGQPNWFQPVARVKTPHYKDRGLKADATHVLPWYINPQRTTEHQAGTDHGWASGHGSWNQGRWNDWVTQKQDVLTMGHLKREDLSFHFALADAFTICDSYFSSLHGDTCPNRIFLWSGTCDPSNTMGKRSNGPGLWERAHTNGYTWTTYPERLEAAGVSWRVYQGGTGEPGAPTDNYTDNSLEFFSAYQVKEGADPQSPLVQKGATNRTLRQLRKDVLAGDLPQVSWVVAPYKNCEHPEASPTDGAYYINQVIEALTADPEVWSRTVLFLNYDENDGLFDHVVPPMPPLSSKRGHQGMMSTELHESLKHELLDLDRFPAEEHPLIPMDSVGPTRKGLQPVGLGARVPMTIISPWTRGGWVCSEVFDHTSVLRFLEARFNVKESNISAWRRSICGDLTSAFDFSRRPEPVAAHFAVPRPAKTLRQPYSVPAVQEMPQQEPGTRPSRALPYQLLVNGRGEAGHFQVSFENQGKVGAAFAVQDSTKPDAEPRRYTVVAGDTLTDTWTAKGGRYDLTVHGPHGYLRQFAGQLGDETEAEVRYLSAAQTLVLLLRNSGPQVATVSVAESYSGQQASYRLAAGESKKVEWPMAESHGWYDLVVRADHSGDVATLYLRRFAGHIESGRDSLSDPAIYKAAEKAAEKVTA
- the eat gene encoding ethanolamine permease; protein product: MESESHLKATLGTTQLWAIAVGLVISGEYFGWSYGWAAAGTLGFLVTTLFVAAMYTAFIFSFTELTTAIPNAGGPFAYALRAFGPTGAYLTGAATLIEFVFAPPAIALAIGAYLNVQFPSLPQRTAAVIAYFVFMALNIVGVQIAANFELMVTILAIVELLVFMAVVAPGAHLSNFVHNGWAGSNHFTPHLVGGMFAAMPFAIWFFLAIEGVAMAAEEVREPRRSIPIAYLAGIGTLLLLALGVMFFAGSAGDWSLLANINDPLPQAMKMIVGARSGWLHMLVWLGLFGLVASFHGIILGYSRQMYALARAGYLPRILGAIHPRFGTPWIAILAGGAVGIAAIYSDSFIHFGGQPLTANIVTVSALGALVMYMSSMLALIRLRKREPDLPRPFRAIGYPFMPVWTLICAMVALCSLVYYNRLVSLLFLAMLAVGYVLFRIQRSLAAKNTQEVPGEAL
- a CDS encoding helix-turn-helix transcriptional regulator, with protein sequence MTLDQLRKDRKMTQGKLAHAMKIEQSEVSRLEKRAEVKLGTLRNYVSALGGHIEIRAVFPDKNVELALTE
- the eutC gene encoding ethanolamine ammonia-lyase subunit EutC is translated as MSDSPSRIHTPGSAWNSLRRYTKARIALPHTGASLSTQEVLNFDMAHACARDAVHVALDVDLLEQSLMASGFAAIRAQSRAITRAQYLQRPDLGRQLAPECAARLTPAEARANTLTIVIADGLSSVAVARHAVPLLTEIRRSIAGWEWDAIVIATQARVALGDQIGALRHSTAVIVLIGERPGLSSPDSLGIYMTYGPRPGLTDSDRNCISNVHPGGLPYYEAAFRLAYLLQQSQQLGKSGIEVKDLSSAQDTLPSR
- a CDS encoding ethanolamine ammonia-lyase subunit EutB yields the protein MSYSHTVDGQTYRFADLKTLLARSSPYRSGDALAGVAAESDKERMAARMALADVPLRSFLNECLVPYEEDEVSRLIIDTHDEAAFAPLRHLTVGGFREWLLDLTRTTEEFTAVAPGITPEMAAAVSRLMRNQDLILATRNMRVVTRFRNTIGLPGRLSVRLQPNHPTDDLRGIFASTLDGLMLGAGDAVIGINPASDSVPEAIRILRELDRFRIHFDAPVQTCVLTHVTNTIQAIEAGAPVDLVFQSIAGTQKANASFGINLAVLEEAQQAALALHRGTVGQNVMYFETGQGSALSADAHHGIDLQTCEARAYSVARRFQPLLVNTVVGFIGPEYLYDGKQITRAGLEDHFCGKLLGLPMGCDICYTNHAEADQNDMDTLLTLLGVAGVNFIIGVPGADDIMLNYQSTSFHDALYLQEVLGLRRAPEFEAWLEHMGVTDTQGRLLTPKDGHTLADAFDAPRLASGETA
- a CDS encoding site-specific integrase, with protein sequence MFEQIYQRSEVIEKHRRAPLRQERERYLRHMLEEGYSHNALTTAAAYMLHTIRILGLHELRVVYEEEIKRGAEFWAEYRGEYRDPGHCNSGSPKSFIKYAHAWLRFHGKLEVRPSLPFHEETQVFANALQSTYRLSAATVRGYSNRAQAFLTWLAAQDGDLETVSVAGVDKFISEKRTEGWRPRGVANQCQALRSFFRFAEMCGWCAPNLASAIRIPRVPKDEPRPTGPTSAQVGQMLKLAEGSEPEQIRARALLLLFAVYGLRSSEVIQLRLEDFDWQSEVFTVRRAKRGGIQQYPIQYEVGEAILNYLRYARPRVSDRHVFLGERRPWGPLLHTSVWRTVSRRLRTLGIELRHMGPHALRHACATRLLQKGSSLKEIADFLGHRDTKSVSIYAQCDTAALRKVAAFRLAGL
- a CDS encoding type II toxin-antitoxin system RelE/ParE family toxin, with product MQTLSPLERESFDVAVNLLKEKGPVLNRPYVDTVKGSAFPNMKELRTAHDKHLALRAFFAFDPRRAAILLIGGDKHGRRGFYEKLIRRADELYREHLRALKKES